The following nucleotide sequence is from Paenibacillus odorifer.
GGTGAAGTAACATCGTGTACAAATTGCAATACAAATCCAGCCTTATGAACGTCTGAGGTGGAAACAACCGTGTAGTCAACATCCTTTGTCAAAACATTGCCTAACGTTGCACCACCGGAAGAATCCAGCTGCACAGCATATACTTTTAATGAATCGGCTACCAGCTCTTGAGAATCATCGAACAAATCTGTTAACACAGCGTTTCCTTGCGGGATGTTCTTTTCACTGTAGTTATATTCAATTGCCCAGGAAATGATCTGCTTGCCCCCATCATAGCTTGTGGAATACTTTTTCAAGCTTCCTCCACGTTCTACACTCACTGTGGCAGAGGAGCTGGCAGGCTCTTGCCCATCTCCTGAAAAAGTTGCAGTATTGGTGAAGCTTAGCTGATGGTCATTAGTAATCCCTGTGGAATATACAATACGGTAAGCCTCTTTAATCACAGGCTCCGTAAAACGGACAATCAGTGACCCTCCGGAGAGCTCTGCAGAGTATTTGCTTGTGTCGAGCAATGCTCCTTCCGTTACTGAACCATCCAATTGAATGCTCAGTTGATACACGCTCACAGTGACTGGAGTATTTAATGATAAGCCTGAAGGGATGGGGTCCGTCACAATGGCATTCCCCACGGCTTCCAAAGACTTATTGACATCAACAGTCCATAATATTTGGTTCGCATTGAAGCCTTCGGGAATACCTCTCTTCTCTATGGTCGATCCAACACTTGGCTTAAAATTCACTGTCACTGTCTGAACGCCACCGCTCACGGGAAATAAAATATTCTGAATAGTACTGCCCGAGATTTTCTGTTTATCGAATTTAGTATTTAACCGCAGCGTTCCCTGCACGTCATCATGCATTTCTATGTAGTCATTAAAAGTCATTATCACTTCATGTGAATTTTGCCTGACTTCAAAGCTCCCTACATCTCCATCCTCAGAGACTAAGGGTCCGTTAAAATCATTAAATAGCTGGAACTGTTCCGGTAGCTGAAAAGTAAAAGTGTCGCCCTGCTTGTAATTATGATTTTTAGGAAGAGACCAATTATAATCCAAGGTAACATTAGCATCTTGTTCGTATACGCTATTCGTGACTGTGATTCCATCCGGCCCGTAAACAGCCATCGAAACACTGGTGATGATATTTCTTTCGTCATCAATCGCAGCCGCTTTTACTTGCGGAGCAAATCCGATGCCATAGGCATATTGTGCCACAAGCATCAAAATAATGACCATTACACTTATTTTTTTCTTAAACATGTTCTTTTTGCCTCCATTTTCTTGTTCTAATTGTTTTCCACCCCTGTTTGTTCAAAAGCTTCATATGTAATTCCGCACCCAGCGCCCCATCTTATGTTAATATAATGAAAAGTCTTCCTTATGTGGTGGATTTGACAGAACATATACATATATACCCAATTTATGGATATCTAGAATCAATATTATTAAAATTCTCAAACTTTATTTTTGATGGATGTTTTCACGTTCAAAGGAGGTTTGTCTATGCAGCTTTCATCTTTTTTTGATCGCCAGCACGCGGAGGATTTCATCATGTTCTCATCTTCGCATTGGGTTGCGCTGTCTATCATTACGTTAAGTTGTCTACTGCTCTATGGCTTACGGTTTGAAATTCGTGCAGATTCAAGACTTCGGCAAAGTGTGCGTTTGCTGCTAATCATTCTACTTGTAGTCTCAGAAGCCGGGCTGCAAATGTGGTACATCTCTCAGAACATCTGGCGCTCCAGCTCCTCATTACCGTTCGAGCTCTGTGGAATCACTCTACTGCTGTCTATTATCATGTTAATTTCACGCAGTCGAACCCTTTATTCCTTTCTCTACTTTGCCGGGATCGGCGGAGCATTTATTGCTTTGCTTACCCCTAACCTAGTTTATCCGTTCCCTCATTTCCGCTTTCTCCTGTTTTTTATAGCTCATGGTTCTATTATTCTGGCGTCTCTTTATATGACCTGGATTGAGGGCTACAAGCCGACTTGGAGATCGTTACTCATCACCATGCTTGGCCTCAATATTGTGGCTGCCTGCATCTGGACTGCTAATTACTTCCTAGGCTCAAACTACATGTTCCTATCCCAGAAGCCTAGCACCTATTCCGTATTGGATTATTTTGGACCTTATCCTTATTACCTGCTTGTTGAAGAGCTGTTTGCCTTCACTGTGTTTCTTGCCATGTATTTGATATTCTTCTGGCTGCCAGAACGGCGCAATTCGCGGCGTACACAGGTTAGGCGGATTCTTTAACAACACAAAAAAACCAGCCCCGATATTCGGAGACTGGCTTTTTAACTATTAAATCTTAAGCTTCGATGATTTCTACCGAAGTCATTTTGTCGCGTCCTTTGAAAGCATCAACAAGATCCATGCCTTCTACTACTTTACCAAACACAGTGTGTACTCCATCCAAGTGTGGTTGTGGAGCGTAGCAGATGTAGAACTGGCTTCCGCCTGTGTTCTTACCCGCATGTGCCATAGCAAGTGTTCCGCGTTCGTGTTTGTTTGGGTTAATTTCGCAGTTGATTGTGTATCCTGGACCGCCAGATCCAGTTCCGTTAGGGCATCCGCCTTGAGCAACGAAACCAGGGATAACACGGTGGAATGTTAATCCGTTGTAGAAACCTTCTTTTGCCAGCTTTTCAAAGTTGGCTACAGTGTTAGGTGCATCTTGATCGAACAAGTCCAGCAGCACTACGCCGCCATTTTCTAGAGTGATTTTCGCTTGCTTTGCCATATGTAAATGACCCCTTTCAAAATTAACAAATTTAGAATACCTCAATTATATTACTATGAAACCACGCACAAAGCAAAGCAAGCAGGAGACTTTCCTGCTTGCTCTGTATGCTGCTCAACCTTACCCACCTTACAGCAGCAGGCTATTACTTAGCAACAACTGTCTGTTTGGCGATACGCTCTGGAACAATATCGTTGGCAATAAGATCAGTATAGCTTTCACGACGCACTACAAGATCGCTTTGTCCGTTCTGTACGAATACTAAAGCCGGACGGCGAAGACGGTTATAGTTGCTGGCCATGGAGTAATTGTACGCACCTGTGCAGGCTACAGCCAACAAATCGCCGCTTTCAGCCTTCGGCAGCTCTACATCCCAGATCAACATATCTCCGCTCTCGCAGCATTTACCAGCGATGGAGACAGTCTCAGTTGCGTCTTCGTTAGCACGGTTAGCAAGCAATGCCTCGTATTTAGACTGATACAAAGCAGGGCGTGGATTGTCGGTCATTCCACCATCAACAGCAACGTACTTACGCACGCCAGGAATGTCCTTGTTAGATCCTACAGTGTACAATGTAGTACCTGCATCTCCAACAATACTACGGCCCGGCTCCACCCAAATTTCCGGCAAAGCACTATAAATTCCCGCAAAATGAGTCTTCACTGCATCCGTAATCGCTGCAACATATTCAGAAACATGTAGTGGGGTATCTCCCTCAACATAACGAATGCCGAAACCTCCGCCAAGATTGACTACACGGAAGTCCACTTCCAAGCCTTCTTTAACACTGCGGGCAAAAGTTGCCACACGCTCAACAGCCAGCTGGAAACCATCGGTTTCAAAGATCTGCGAACCAATATGGGAATGCACACCAAGCAGCGTGATATTCTTTTTGCTGATTGCTGCTTTCACTGCTTCATAGGCCGATCCATTACCGATATCAAAACCGAATTTGGAATCCGTCTGGCCAGTTGCGGTATATTCATGAGTATGCGCTTCTACACCTGGTGTCACCCGCAATAAGATGTTCACATTAACTTCTTTACGTGCGGCAATGGACTGCAAAAGGTTAAGCTCTACCAGATTATCGACTACAAAGCAGCCGATTTTGGCATCAATCGCCATTTCAATCTCTTCAGATGTCTTATTGTTGCCATGAAAATGAATACGTTCTGCCGGGAAGCCAGCTTGCAAAGCTGTATATAGTTCGCCGTCAGATACAACATCCAGTGACAAACCTTCTTCATCAGCCAAACGAACCATTGCCATTACTGAAAACGCCTTGCTTGCGTAAGCTACTTGGAAACCAAGGCCGGAGGCTTTAAAAGCATCCATATATTCCCGGCAACGTTGTCTAACCAATTGCTCGTCCAATATATATAGCGGGGTTCCATATTCCGCTTTCAATTCAGTTACATCACATCCGCCGATCTCCAAATGCCCAGCATCGTTAATGCGGCTAGTACCGTGTAGAAACATTCTTTAGTCCTCCAATTTCTGTGGAATATCAAGGTTCCACCCTGTCTTAGTGTATTCAGTATAACAGACAGTGGGAACTCCATTGAATGGACTAATTTGCAGTAGTTTTGTATTTTCCTACGATTGTTACTCATTCTCTTGAGATGGCGGCATTCTGGTATTGTCTCTGGTTTTGTTAAAAGACGGTCTTTCCTTCGAACTTAGGACCGGTTTACGCAATAGAATTTCACTCATTGCCTTTGCATTAAAGGGTATAAACGGCCACATATATGAGGAGTTATAGGACCGATGAGTGGTTAAGAAGATAGTCAGCAACGTCGTGCCAATCATAAAGCCTGGTACCTGGAACGCCGCTACGGCAATTAATAACACAAGCCTGACTATACGATTCGCCAGACCCAGCTCATAACTCGGAGTCGCGAACATACCGATTGAGGCTACCGCCATATATAGTACTACTTCGTTTACAAACAGACCGCTCTGCACCGCTATATCACCAATCAATATGGCTGCAATCAGACCCATCGCTGAGCCTAAAGGTGTTGGGGTATGCACGGCGGCCATCCGCAGTAAATCAACCCCAAGCTCTACAATCAGAAACTGAGCGAGAATAGGAATTCTCGCTGTCTTTTGCGGCCCGATAAAATCCAGCATAGCAGGCTTTAACTCAGGATGGATAACAAGCAGCATCCATAACGGGAGCAGGAACATGGAGGCGAAGATGCCGATGAAACGGACCCACCGCAGATATGTCCCCATAAAAGGAGTCTGGCGATTCTCCTCCGCATGCTGGCAAAGATCAAAAAAGGTGGTCGGAAGAACAATTACAATGGGCGAGGTATCCACGAATAATATGACCCGTCCCTCCAATAAATTGGAGGCAACAACGTCAGGGCGTTCAGAATAACGCACCATAGGATAAGGGTTCCACCCTCCGCCGATAATCGCTTCCTCCAATTGCTTATCCGCCAGTGGAATACCATCGATATCGATGCTGTTGATTTTATCGATGACAGACGTAACCTGTGTTTTATCAACGATATCATCGATGTAAGCCACACAGACATCTGTCCGTGTCCGCCGTCCCACTTGAAACATTTCAAGCTTCAGCCCCGGATCACGTATCCGTCTTCTTACAAGTGAAATATTACTAAGCAGGGTTTCTGTAAAACCATCACGCGCACCACGTACCACCCGATCAATCGAGGGTTCATCAGGACTTCGCATTGGGTAAGATCGAGTATCCATTAGGATAACTTTGTTCTCACCCTCAATAAATAGTGCGCTCATTCCTTTTAATACTTTATCGAAACATTCACTTAATACACTACCCTCTTCAACTTGAATATGAGGGATGTATTCGTTCATAAAGCTACCTAACACACCTGCGGACAAATTTTCTGAAGAAAGGTAGGTTAGTCGTTTCAGAATTTCATCCGTTACATCTTCGTTGGTGAATCCGCTTAAACAGAGTAAAGCTGTCTTATGTCCCCCAAAGGACATTTCTCTAAACGTCACATCAAAACTTGATCCCAGTCCCATCACTTCGGTCAGCGTGTTTTTTGTTTCTTGTAGAGAACCTGGGATATGATCATTGCCTTGCCAATAAATAACGGATTCCTTTAATGAGTTAGAATGCTCACTATCGCGTTTGTCTTGCAGCTTATTTTTCCCTTTGTTCTGAGTCTGCTGCTTCGCCTGCTTCTTCGAAGGCTTCGGTTGAGCTTGAGAACCCTCCCCGGTTCCGGTACCGTTATCTATGCCTCCTGCTGCCTGAGCATTCTGATCCTGTGCCTCATCATCTGATTCCGAATCCTCTGAATCCATACCAAATAACCTGGCAAAAAAACCTTTACTCGGCTCATTGGGCTCCTGATTGCCGAGCTCATCCGATGCTTCTGCATCCTGCTGCCCTGTTCCCTGCTCCGCAGTGGCATCTGCTGCATCCTGCTGCCCTGTTCCCTGCTCCGCAGTGGCTTCCGCATCCTGCTGCCCTGTTCCCTGCTCCGCAGTGGCTTCCGCATCTTGCTGCCCTGTTCCCTGCTCCGCAGTGGCTTCCGCATCCTGCTGCCCTGTTCCCTGCTCCGCAGTGGCATCTGCTGCATCCTGCTGCTCTGTTCCCTGCTCCGCAGTTGCATCTGCGTCTTGCAGCTCAGTGCCTAATTCAGCTGACGCCTCTGCATCCTCCTGGTCTTGGCTAGTTTCAGTTGTTGTAGAATTTTCCGCTGAATCTTCACTTTCCCCGATAGCTGAAGCTCCTACAGGTTCTGTGTGATCTGCAACTAGATCCGCTGCAGTTGTCTTCATTGCTGCAGCAGCTGCAGCATTATCTTCCAGATGATCGTCTTCCGGTGCAGAATCACCGCTGTGAATAAACTTGCTCATTTCCTAACCCCCTGTTTACTGTCGGTATACAAACCAGTCGAACAAAGAACCCGCGACCTTCCCACTCACCATCGCCATTAACAGACCGAATAGATAATGTGTCATATTCAAGCGTTTAGCGAGTATCGGCAGCACATTTAATACCTCGGTCAATGCTGCAGCGAGCATCCCGACAAAAATCCCATCAAATAGTCCTACACCAAGTTCAACTAGAGGACCTGAGGTAATTTTCCAATTCCAAAAATCACTAACAGTACCTACTAAAGATCCACCTACCATCGCGCCTTCGTACCAATGAACTTTATCGTAAGAAGAGGTTAATTGCGCCAGACGCGGCACCATATCGAGCACAACAAATAGAGCGATCACTCCGCCGCCTACAGCAATACCACCCGCAATGCCCAGCAGCAAATTTAGTCCCAGTGCTATGGGTGCCGTCATCTTCAGTCCTCCGTATTCTCAGATTGGTTTTCACTTCGGCGCCTCATCTTGCTGTATTCCTCATTGATGACATATTGGTCGATGTTCTTCTGATACAGATACATTTCCACTTCCAGCGGAGTAGGCTCCTCGTTCCACTTCTTTTTAAATAAATGGTTGAAAAAAATGACCATCCCAAACCCGATGCCCAGAGAATAAGCAATCTGAAATATATAGGGATGCTCATCCCGATGACCCGTTAGCATCTCCACAATTCGAATTTGTACCTCCAGCATATTTACATCAGCATGAAAGTTCATAATCGTCAGAGCAGACCCAAAGAAAAGCAGCAGCCACACTAAAACAAACATCGCCACCGAAGGTTTCCGTCTCTCCACCTGACTCTCAATCTGTACAATCGTCCTCCCTTCACCGATCGGTTCAATGTCTGCATTCGGTATAAGTTCATATATCCGGGGGATAACCATCAACAGATCAATCAAAATCAGATTGCCGTCACTTTGCTCCGGCTTCATTAAGAGAATTGTCTCCAACGACTCTTTCAGCTCAGGCTCCGCTATCAAAAAAGCAATATCACCCAATGTGACACCTTTACCCTTGGGAACCATCACCCGATTTTTAAGCTGTATATAGATGGTGGGAGCAGAATGTTGTTTCATCCGCATTCCTCCTAAAGGTTATGGTGAAGCTCAGGTCCAAGATAACGGTAGTATGGGAGTAAAGCCTTATTTTTACTCTTGCTGCTCTGAATCAATTTCCTGAAATACTGAAATGTTGCTTGTTTATAGGTATCAGGAAAGGCCAATCCTTCTTCTGGAAATTAAAAAGAAGACAGCTCAAGGTAATTAACCTTAAGCTGTCTTCTTGTTTCTGCCAATTCATCAGTTAGATCGCAAGTAATCCAACATACCGTGCCTGTTCAATTTCATCCAGAAACGAAATATCCATTCCATTGATAAATGTAGTTGTCATCATTGCTACTCCTTTACAGAACCAAGTGTCATCCCTTTAACAAAATATTTTTGCAGGAAAGGATATACGATCAAAATTGGAGCGGCTCCGATAAATATTTGCGCGGCTCTCACCGTCGTCTGCGAGATCAGCTCCATTTCCTTTGGATTGATGCTCATGGAGCTCATATCCCGTTGAATGATAACCGTCTGCAGGAATGTCGCCAGTGGAAATTGTTTGGAATTATTCAAATACAATAGTCCATCGAACCAGGAGTTCCAATGAAATACCATGCTGAACAAGGCAATCGTAGCGATCGACGGCAGAGAAATCGGCAAGTAAATACTGAACAACGTACGGAAATGTCCGGCTCCGTCTATTAGCGAGGCCTCCTCCAGATCTTTTGGAATACCACGGAAGAAGTTCAGCATCAGAATCACCAAGAACGTATTTACCGCACCTGGCAGAACAAGTACCCAGAAGGAATCCATCAAACCGATCTTTTGAATCACAATGTAAAATGGAATCAATCCACCGTTGAACACCATACTGAAAACGAACAACCAAGAGTAGACATTACGGCCCTTGAAGGCTGAGTTTTCTTTGGACAACGGATAGGCTGCCAGAAAAGTAATTAAAAGTGTAAGTCCAGTCCCGAGTATGGTTCTTTGAACAGATACCCAGATGGAGTGTAGAAAGATTGGATTGTTTATTGTCTTTTTATAAGCTTCCAGAGAGAACTGCTTTGGCCATAACCCTACCAAATTGGCATCCGCTGCCGACTTCGCGCTAAAGGATACAGCCAGCACGTGAATCAAAGGTACAATACACATCAGTGCGAGCAGGATTAGAAAGCAAGTATTAAACACGTTGAATATACGATAACCTCTTGTTTTGTAATACATAAGTTGTCTCCCTCTTCCTTTGGTAGATTAGAAAATGCGATATCCTGCCCACTTCTTAGCCAAACTGTACGAGACGAGAATTAGGATCATACTGATGGCCGACTTAAACAGTCCGATTGCCGTACCAAAGCCCATCTCACCATTCAGAATAGCCGTGCGGTACACGAAGGTATCAATAATATCGCCTTTCTGATAGACCAGTGGATTGTAGAGGTTAAAAATCTGGTCAAACCCTGCGTTTAATACATTTCCGAGAGCCAAGGTACCTACCACCACAACCATTGGCAATAGAGATGGCATTGTGATAAAACGTGTCTGCTTCCAGCGGTTAGCGCCGTCTATTTCAGCAGCTTCATATAATGATGGATTGATTCCTGCTAGAGCAGCTAAGAAAACGATCGTATTATAACCAAATTCCTTCCACACATCTGTGAGAATAACTGTGAACCGGAACCAGTTGTTGTCGCCTAAGAAAAAGATTGGTTTGAAGCCCATGCTGCCTAAGATCTGATTGACAAAACCATCTGTAGCAAGCAAATCCAGCAAGATCCCGCCGAGAATAACCCAAGATAAAAAGTGAGGCAAGTATACCAGTGTCTGAATAGTACGCTGTATGTATACCTTGCGAATCTCATTTAACAAAATGGCGAATACAAACGGTACAGCCAGATTGAAAATCATTTTTAGAACAGCAATAATCAATGTATTCCAAATGACCTGCATACTGTCATTACGTTCAAATAGATAACGGAAATTGTCCAATCCAACCCATGCCGAGCCTGAAATTTTCAGCCATGGCTTATAATCCTGAAATGCCATCACAATCCCGCCCATTGGAATAAAGCTGAAGATGATCAGGAATATCATCGCCGGCAATAACATCAAGTGAAAAGGCCATGTTTTTTTTAGTGTTCTCATCCTTGGTCCCCCATATCGTGTCAAGTTCTTCTGTAACCATACTCAAATTATAGCAACGCCCGAATTCCTCAAATAGCGAGCAAAACCAATATATATGGTACAAAAGCAATCTCTTTATCACATTGAAAAAAGAGGACTTCAAACGCAAACAGGGACCCTCCCTAAAGCCTAATGCTACGGCTGAAGAGATGGTCCCGTTTACTGCTTTTTACTAGTCAAACTTAATCCAAACCTTATTTTACGCTGTCATACCATTCGTTAACTTCTTTAGTGATTTGATCGCCACCACCTGATTTCCAGGTCGCTACAAAGGAATCAAATGCATCCAGCGGTTTGTTGCCATAGATGATTTCATTAAACGTTTGGTTCTCAATTTTGTTCAGATAGTCCATCTTCGATTTCATAGTTTCGGTCGTAGGACCTGTGAACATATTCTTAAAAGATTTATCCTCTTGCGCCAGCAGAACTTTTGCAGCCGCAGGGGTGTCTTTACCATAATTCACAGCTACGTCCTTCTCCAGACGGGTTGTTGGCTCTGCGCCATCTGCCAGGTTAAGGAGTGCTTTCATTTGGGCATCCGGGATCCGGGCACCGTCACGAACCAGCATATAACGAACACTATTCACATAACCGCCAGCAATTTTATCATTTTCAATCATCTTGCCGTTCGCGTCTAGCTCATAGTCGTATCCTGCAAAAAGACCGTTATCCAGTTCACTGCCTG
It contains:
- a CDS encoding TIGR02206 family membrane protein, producing MQLSSFFDRQHAEDFIMFSSSHWVALSIITLSCLLLYGLRFEIRADSRLRQSVRLLLIILLVVSEAGLQMWYISQNIWRSSSSLPFELCGITLLLSIIMLISRSRTLYSFLYFAGIGGAFIALLTPNLVYPFPHFRFLLFFIAHGSIILASLYMTWIEGYKPTWRSLLITMLGLNIVAACIWTANYFLGSNYMFLSQKPSTYSVLDYFGPYPYYLLVEELFAFTVFLAMYLIFFWLPERRNSRRTQVRRIL
- a CDS encoding peptidylprolyl isomerase, producing the protein MAKQAKITLENGGVVLLDLFDQDAPNTVANFEKLAKEGFYNGLTFHRVIPGFVAQGGCPNGTGSGGPGYTINCEINPNKHERGTLAMAHAGKNTGGSQFYICYAPQPHLDGVHTVFGKVVEGMDLVDAFKGRDKMTSVEIIEA
- the lysA gene encoding diaminopimelate decarboxylase, which translates into the protein MFLHGTSRINDAGHLEIGGCDVTELKAEYGTPLYILDEQLVRQRCREYMDAFKASGLGFQVAYASKAFSVMAMVRLADEEGLSLDVVSDGELYTALQAGFPAERIHFHGNNKTSEEIEMAIDAKIGCFVVDNLVELNLLQSIAARKEVNVNILLRVTPGVEAHTHEYTATGQTDSKFGFDIGNGSAYEAVKAAISKKNITLLGVHSHIGSQIFETDGFQLAVERVATFARSVKEGLEVDFRVVNLGGGFGIRYVEGDTPLHVSEYVAAITDAVKTHFAGIYSALPEIWVEPGRSIVGDAGTTLYTVGSNKDIPGVRKYVAVDGGMTDNPRPALYQSKYEALLANRANEDATETVSIAGKCCESGDMLIWDVELPKAESGDLLAVACTGAYNYSMASNYNRLRRPALVFVQNGQSDLVVRRESYTDLIANDIVPERIAKQTVVAK
- a CDS encoding spore germination protein is translated as MDSEDSESDDEAQDQNAQAAGGIDNGTGTGEGSQAQPKPSKKQAKQQTQNKGKNKLQDKRDSEHSNSLKESVIYWQGNDHIPGSLQETKNTLTEVMGLGSSFDVTFREMSFGGHKTALLCLSGFTNEDVTDEILKRLTYLSSENLSAGVLGSFMNEYIPHIQVEEGSVLSECFDKVLKGMSALFIEGENKVILMDTRSYPMRSPDEPSIDRVVRGARDGFTETLLSNISLVRRRIRDPGLKLEMFQVGRRTRTDVCVAYIDDIVDKTQVTSVIDKINSIDIDGIPLADKQLEEAIIGGGWNPYPMVRYSERPDVVASNLLEGRVILFVDTSPIVIVLPTTFFDLCQHAEENRQTPFMGTYLRWVRFIGIFASMFLLPLWMLLVIHPELKPAMLDFIGPQKTARIPILAQFLIVELGVDLLRMAAVHTPTPLGSAMGLIAAILIGDIAVQSGLFVNEVVLYMAVASIGMFATPSYELGLANRIVRLVLLIAVAAFQVPGFMIGTTLLTIFLTTHRSYNSSYMWPFIPFNAKAMSEILLRKPVLSSKERPSFNKTRDNTRMPPSQENE
- a CDS encoding stage V sporulation protein AB, which gives rise to MTAPIALGLNLLLGIAGGIAVGGGVIALFVVLDMVPRLAQLTSSYDKVHWYEGAMVGGSLVGTVSDFWNWKITSGPLVELGVGLFDGIFVGMLAAALTEVLNVLPILAKRLNMTHYLFGLLMAMVSGKVAGSLFDWFVYRQ
- a CDS encoding stage V sporulation protein AA, producing MKQHSAPTIYIQLKNRVMVPKGKGVTLGDIAFLIAEPELKESLETILLMKPEQSDGNLILIDLLMVIPRIYELIPNADIEPIGEGRTIVQIESQVERRKPSVAMFVLVWLLLFFGSALTIMNFHADVNMLEVQIRIVEMLTGHRDEHPYIFQIAYSLGIGFGMVIFFNHLFKKKWNEEPTPLEVEMYLYQKNIDQYVINEEYSKMRRRSENQSENTED
- a CDS encoding carbohydrate ABC transporter permease, encoding MYYKTRGYRIFNVFNTCFLILLALMCIVPLIHVLAVSFSAKSAADANLVGLWPKQFSLEAYKKTINNPIFLHSIWVSVQRTILGTGLTLLITFLAAYPLSKENSAFKGRNVYSWLFVFSMVFNGGLIPFYIVIQKIGLMDSFWVLVLPGAVNTFLVILMLNFFRGIPKDLEEASLIDGAGHFRTLFSIYLPISLPSIATIALFSMVFHWNSWFDGLLYLNNSKQFPLATFLQTVIIQRDMSSMSINPKEMELISQTTVRAAQIFIGAAPILIVYPFLQKYFVKGMTLGSVKE
- a CDS encoding ABC transporter permease; translation: MRTLKKTWPFHLMLLPAMIFLIIFSFIPMGGIVMAFQDYKPWLKISGSAWVGLDNFRYLFERNDSMQVIWNTLIIAVLKMIFNLAVPFVFAILLNEIRKVYIQRTIQTLVYLPHFLSWVILGGILLDLLATDGFVNQILGSMGFKPIFFLGDNNWFRFTVILTDVWKEFGYNTIVFLAALAGINPSLYEAAEIDGANRWKQTRFITMPSLLPMVVVVGTLALGNVLNAGFDQIFNLYNPLVYQKGDIIDTFVYRTAILNGEMGFGTAIGLFKSAISMILILVSYSLAKKWAGYRIF